In Promicromonospora sukumoe, the following proteins share a genomic window:
- a CDS encoding S1C family serine protease → MTDQNSNTPQPEEQPSGAQPTQQLPVAGPAPVPSTGAEQSPTPAQSPAPVPAPPTGATPQAPAPQVPTPHGAAPQGATPEGMTPAQHERAQHQAVPAPQQAAAEHQGPAQHQPPAHQPPAHQPTPAQQHTMPVQTVAPAAGAAHGTGPAAHGTGPSPTYVNPYAVPATATAEPKARNRTWVPVVAAAAAAAVLASAGTAGLLTLTGGPGTATSLADVGQSNSQTVPVKSSTVENPDWTAVTSAVEQSVVSIQVQTQAGGAEGSGVVLDTQGRVLTNNHVVAGAQTVQVTLSDGSVYEAKIVGTDPTTDLAVVQLNDPPSDLKPATFADSDNVVVGEPVMALGNPLGLANTATTGIVSALNRPVVASAENGSDQVVTNAIQIDAAVNPGNSGGPLFNASGEVIGITSSIATLSSGGGGTSSSSGSIGLGFAIPGNLASQIGDQLKETGTAKHAFLGVSMSDATATADGVTRRGAGVEDVVADSPAGKAGIQKGDVIVAFDGSAVNSPESLTAFVREKEAGDKAVLTVVRDGSTQEITVTLAAKAETATQDSGSQNQQDQQPGQSQQDGSGSDQTNPNNLPGWLQDLLNQG, encoded by the coding sequence ATGACCGACCAGAACAGCAACACTCCGCAGCCGGAAGAGCAGCCGTCCGGAGCGCAGCCGACCCAGCAGCTTCCGGTCGCCGGCCCGGCACCCGTCCCGAGCACGGGCGCCGAGCAGTCCCCGACCCCTGCGCAGTCCCCGGCGCCGGTCCCCGCGCCGCCCACGGGCGCGACGCCTCAGGCCCCGGCGCCCCAGGTCCCGACGCCGCACGGCGCGGCACCCCAGGGCGCGACGCCGGAAGGCATGACGCCCGCCCAGCACGAGCGCGCCCAGCACCAGGCGGTGCCCGCCCCGCAGCAGGCCGCCGCCGAGCACCAGGGCCCGGCCCAGCACCAGCCCCCGGCCCACCAGCCCCCGGCTCACCAGCCGACGCCCGCCCAGCAGCACACCATGCCCGTGCAGACCGTGGCCCCCGCCGCGGGCGCGGCCCACGGCACCGGCCCGGCGGCCCACGGCACCGGCCCGTCGCCGACCTACGTCAACCCGTACGCGGTCCCGGCGACGGCTACCGCCGAGCCGAAGGCGCGCAACCGCACCTGGGTCCCCGTGGTCGCCGCCGCCGCGGCCGCCGCGGTGCTGGCCAGCGCGGGCACGGCCGGCCTCCTCACGCTCACCGGCGGACCGGGCACCGCCACGTCCCTGGCCGACGTCGGCCAGTCCAACAGCCAGACCGTCCCCGTGAAGAGCTCCACCGTGGAGAACCCGGACTGGACGGCGGTCACCTCTGCCGTCGAGCAGTCCGTGGTGTCCATCCAGGTGCAGACCCAGGCGGGCGGCGCGGAGGGTTCCGGCGTCGTGCTGGACACCCAGGGCCGCGTGCTGACCAACAACCACGTGGTCGCCGGCGCGCAGACCGTCCAGGTGACGCTGAGCGACGGCAGCGTGTACGAGGCCAAGATCGTCGGCACCGACCCGACCACCGACCTCGCCGTCGTGCAGCTGAACGACCCGCCGTCGGACCTGAAGCCGGCCACGTTCGCCGACTCGGACAACGTGGTGGTGGGCGAGCCCGTGATGGCGCTCGGCAACCCGCTGGGCCTGGCGAACACCGCCACGACCGGCATCGTGTCCGCCCTGAACCGCCCCGTCGTGGCCAGCGCCGAGAACGGGTCGGACCAGGTGGTCACCAACGCCATCCAGATCGACGCCGCCGTGAACCCGGGCAACTCGGGTGGACCGCTGTTCAACGCGTCGGGCGAGGTCATCGGCATCACGTCCTCGATCGCCACGCTGTCGAGCGGTGGGGGCGGCACGTCCAGCAGCTCCGGCTCGATCGGCCTGGGCTTCGCCATCCCGGGCAACCTGGCGTCGCAGATCGGTGACCAGCTCAAGGAGACCGGCACCGCCAAGCACGCCTTCCTGGGTGTCTCGATGTCGGACGCCACCGCCACGGCGGACGGCGTCACCCGCCGCGGCGCAGGCGTCGAGGACGTCGTCGCCGACTCCCCGGCCGGCAAGGCCGGGATCCAGAAGGGAGACGTGATCGTGGCCTTCGACGGGTCGGCGGTCAACAGCCCGGAGTCCCTCACCGCGTTCGTGCGGGAGAAGGAGGCCGGCGACAAGGCGGTGCTCACCGTGGTCCGTGACGGCAGCACGCAGGAGATCACCGTGACGCTCGCGGCCAAGGCCGAGACCGCCACCCAGGACTCCGGTTCCCAGAACCAGCAGGACCAGCAGCCGGGCCAGAGCCAGCAGGACGGCTCGGGCTCGGACCAGACCAACCCGAACAACCTGCCGGGCTGGCTGCAGGACCTGCTCAACCAGGGCTGA
- a CDS encoding GNAT family N-acetyltransferase has product MSGTYTVVRTLGRADAAHEILEELPEWFGIDRFTHEYVEAAAKFPNYVALADDAGPDGSTIPADDVLGVLLLDQRYPTSAEVHLLAVRRKHHRAGVGRTLMARVEDDLRAQGVRLLSVKTFGSSVSEPGYDQTRAFYSACGFHPVEEFPDLWADDPCLLMVKAI; this is encoded by the coding sequence GTGTCTGGGACGTACACCGTGGTCAGGACCTTGGGGCGGGCGGATGCCGCGCACGAGATCCTGGAGGAGCTGCCGGAATGGTTCGGCATCGACAGGTTCACGCACGAGTACGTCGAGGCGGCGGCGAAGTTCCCCAACTACGTCGCGCTCGCGGACGACGCCGGGCCTGACGGCAGCACCATCCCGGCCGACGACGTGCTCGGGGTGCTGCTCCTGGACCAGCGCTACCCGACGTCGGCCGAGGTGCACCTGCTCGCGGTGCGGCGCAAGCACCACCGTGCCGGCGTGGGGCGCACCCTGATGGCACGCGTCGAGGACGACCTGCGGGCCCAGGGCGTGCGGCTGCTGAGCGTCAAGACGTTCGGCTCGTCGGTGTCCGAACCGGGGTACGACCAGACCCGTGCCTTCTACAGCGCCTGCGGCTTCCACCCCGTGGAGGAGTTCCCCGACCTCTGGGCCGACGACCCGTGCCTGCTGATGGTCAAGGCGATCTGA
- a CDS encoding TetR/AcrR family transcriptional regulator has protein sequence MATARRTRLRPEERRNQLVALGVATLADRPLAEVTVEEIAAEAGVSTGLVYYYFGSKNGLHHEIVRRARDSMLHASEPQPELPPAERLSNTLSQLVTYVREHGPTFYSLVRGAASGDEEVRAVIEDARRQQTERALAVLLELGVPDTELLRIAVRSWVALAEQALVDGGINSDLAADELVGYLERSLGGVVAAVVPGAAEALLGASAHSAKA, from the coding sequence ATGGCAACAGCCCGACGCACACGGCTCCGCCCGGAGGAACGCCGCAACCAGCTCGTGGCCCTCGGAGTCGCGACCCTCGCGGACCGCCCGCTGGCCGAGGTGACCGTCGAGGAGATCGCCGCCGAAGCCGGTGTCTCGACGGGTCTCGTCTACTACTACTTCGGCTCGAAGAACGGCCTGCACCACGAGATCGTGCGGCGTGCGCGCGACTCCATGCTGCACGCCTCGGAACCGCAACCCGAGCTGCCGCCCGCCGAGCGACTGTCCAACACGCTGTCGCAGCTCGTCACGTACGTGCGCGAGCACGGGCCCACCTTCTACTCGCTCGTACGCGGCGCGGCCAGCGGCGACGAGGAGGTGCGCGCCGTCATCGAGGACGCGCGGCGCCAGCAGACCGAGCGCGCCCTCGCCGTGCTCCTGGAGCTGGGCGTGCCCGACACCGAGCTGCTGCGCATCGCGGTGCGCTCGTGGGTGGCGCTCGCCGAGCAGGCCCTGGTCGACGGCGGCATCAACTCCGACCTCGCCGCCGACGAGCTGGTCGGCTACCTCGAGCGCAGCCTGGGCGGCGTCGTCGCCGCGGTCGTGCCGGGAGCCGCCGAGGCGCTGCTCGGGGCCTCGGCCCACTCGGCCAAGGCCTGA
- a CDS encoding DUF6230 family protein, with translation MKLSKLTGTRRGRVALAVIPVTIAASVLLGGVAQGAVPVSFAISGSQFKIGADKLAGTGFSQYAGVATATDGTEHPAAIANIKDAQLYNLCQSVVQDTPLGKVGLLITAGTGEEPAKATDLQIGMSDLSGTAIFKNIRIGVDASTVNTTDKGDAGDFAMDSDSIDIDGLQQVSWSTQAAVFQLTDLSLKITDGTECF, from the coding sequence ATGAAGCTCAGCAAGCTCACGGGGACGCGGAGGGGCCGCGTGGCTCTCGCCGTCATCCCGGTCACGATCGCCGCCAGCGTCCTGCTCGGTGGGGTTGCGCAGGGTGCGGTACCCGTCTCGTTCGCCATCTCCGGCAGCCAGTTCAAGATCGGCGCCGACAAGCTCGCGGGCACCGGCTTCTCGCAGTACGCGGGCGTCGCGACCGCCACCGACGGCACGGAGCACCCCGCCGCCATCGCGAACATCAAGGACGCGCAGCTCTACAACCTCTGCCAGTCGGTCGTGCAGGACACGCCGCTGGGCAAGGTGGGCCTGCTGATCACCGCCGGCACCGGCGAGGAGCCGGCCAAGGCCACCGACCTGCAGATCGGCATGAGCGACCTGTCGGGCACCGCGATCTTCAAGAACATCCGGATCGGCGTCGACGCCTCGACCGTCAACACGACCGACAAGGGCGACGCCGGCGACTTCGCCATGGACTCCGACTCCATCGACATCGACGGCCTCCAGCAGGTGTCGTGGAGCACGCAGGCCGCCGTCTTCCAGCTGACGGACCTCAGCCTCAAGATCACGGACGGCACCGAGTGCTTCTGA
- a CDS encoding DUF6114 domain-containing protein has translation MLLSPGDGPADAGRPGLRARFADWRRDFRPWRRQRPFVGGVLVVLAGLEMLFLRGPIGLDQLGVNVVLKFGVEGAQATILPLTLILLGVLVIAQPVHRIFYGVLALAISVYSIAGVNLGGWVVGFLLGVVGGVIVVSWGPEEADAGTAEESGTEEPGDEAGVSASEAAVAPGPDGPEGDAGKTDGGKTDAGKTGAPQAAVGPEADDAPREPAPDAGPAPDAEPAADTQAVPQAETLSSALRALSQKSAAVVVAGAMAVGGMSLPASSMQTVQTAQDDSLWCVVFGACDDGDAEPSASPTPSLGSTEDQGDEAEDPVGDAVDDLTGGATDPSSGGSGGDAGSGDDAAGGKDKDDKSECQEPTQDGETPPDAGPDAKTDPCGEIDPQATIEEALHTELGTCVKVTFGGKFDLNVDLPGQCGSTEDGSVFSLPADLESHDLTIPLDGINGIGLANVPVKNDGSRRDAIKISADKVVVDGFWLKSYAYDKGTVAGTDTRANFVSLEGDVHMYVSSIHANLPDGQDLLEVATKVLEGASLIEILLTATDARMGFLGATSDLQVWDTFREQVWGDPEHPIGTGPRAGDA, from the coding sequence GTGCTTCTGAGTCCGGGTGACGGCCCGGCGGACGCCGGCCGCCCCGGACTTCGCGCGAGGTTCGCCGACTGGCGCAGGGACTTCCGCCCCTGGCGCCGGCAGCGGCCGTTCGTCGGGGGTGTGCTGGTCGTTCTCGCGGGCCTGGAGATGCTCTTCCTGCGCGGCCCGATCGGGCTCGACCAGCTCGGCGTCAACGTGGTGCTCAAGTTCGGGGTGGAGGGCGCGCAGGCGACGATCCTGCCGCTCACCCTGATCCTGCTCGGGGTCCTGGTGATCGCCCAGCCCGTGCACCGCATCTTCTACGGCGTGCTCGCGCTCGCCATCTCGGTCTACTCGATCGCGGGCGTGAACCTGGGCGGCTGGGTCGTCGGGTTCCTGCTCGGCGTGGTCGGCGGCGTCATCGTCGTGTCCTGGGGTCCCGAGGAGGCCGACGCCGGTACGGCCGAGGAGAGCGGCACGGAGGAGCCGGGCGACGAGGCTGGGGTCTCGGCGTCCGAGGCCGCCGTTGCGCCCGGGCCCGACGGCCCGGAGGGTGACGCAGGGAAGACCGACGGCGGGAAGACCGACGCCGGGAAGACCGGTGCCCCGCAGGCCGCCGTCGGCCCGGAGGCGGACGACGCCCCGCGCGAACCCGCGCCCGACGCCGGACCCGCTCCCGACGCCGAGCCCGCCGCGGACACCCAGGCCGTCCCCCAGGCCGAGACGCTCAGCAGCGCGCTCCGCGCCCTCTCGCAGAAGTCCGCGGCGGTCGTGGTGGCCGGCGCGATGGCGGTCGGCGGCATGAGCCTGCCGGCGTCGAGCATGCAGACCGTGCAGACCGCGCAGGACGACTCGTTATGGTGCGTGGTGTTCGGCGCGTGCGACGACGGCGACGCGGAGCCGTCCGCCTCGCCGACACCGTCGCTGGGCTCCACGGAAGACCAGGGCGACGAGGCCGAGGACCCGGTCGGGGACGCCGTCGACGACCTCACGGGCGGCGCGACCGACCCGTCCAGCGGCGGCTCCGGCGGCGACGCGGGCTCCGGCGACGACGCCGCGGGCGGCAAGGACAAGGACGACAAGTCCGAGTGCCAGGAGCCCACCCAGGACGGCGAGACGCCCCCGGACGCCGGGCCCGACGCGAAGACCGACCCGTGCGGCGAGATCGACCCGCAGGCGACGATCGAGGAGGCGCTGCACACCGAGCTCGGCACCTGCGTGAAGGTGACGTTCGGCGGCAAGTTCGACCTCAACGTCGACCTGCCCGGCCAGTGCGGCAGCACGGAGGACGGCTCCGTCTTCTCGCTCCCCGCCGACCTGGAGAGCCACGACCTGACGATCCCGCTCGACGGCATCAACGGGATCGGCCTGGCGAACGTGCCGGTCAAGAACGACGGCTCGCGCCGGGACGCCATCAAGATCTCGGCCGACAAGGTCGTCGTCGACGGGTTCTGGCTCAAGTCGTACGCGTACGACAAGGGCACCGTCGCGGGCACGGACACGCGGGCGAACTTCGTGTCGCTGGAGGGCGACGTGCACATGTACGTGTCGTCGATCCACGCGAACCTGCCGGACGGCCAGGACCTCCTGGAGGTGGCCACCAAGGTGCTGGAGGGCGCCTCGCTGATCGAGATCCTGCTGACCGCCACGGACGCGCGGATGGGCTTCCTCGGCGCGACGTCGGACCTGCAGGTCTGGGACACGTTCCGCGAGCAGGTCTGGGGCGACCCGGAGCACCCGATCGGCACGGGCCCGCGAGCAGGCGACGCCTAA
- a CDS encoding isochorismate synthase: MIASPSGGTPGTPTGSPSGISVYDSWAAEAPTASDDAPPGAPHGPQLVVRTVATDDLPDTATALVDQLPDTHALAWVRHGDGLVGWGEALRFETFGPGRFADADEAWRQVLGNAVVHDDVNLPGSGLVAFGSFAFDDVSPGDESEDPARASGVLIVPRVVVGRRGETAWMTTISLVGDRSAPVGEDLLSAYPHQPVTEPGRVVLADGAVAAADWPAVVAEGIARIQTGELEKVVLARDVVATAEHPLDTRHLLGRLASAYDACWAFSVDGMVGATPELLVRSEKGLVASRVLAGTIRREHSATDPAPGAHDGGPGEEAARSGDDADLLRAAQLARSSKDLEEHEFAVRSVAAALEPFCSSMNVPEAPFVLHLPNVMHLATDVTGVLTDQHPGSGAGSGAGSGRPAPSSLSLAAALHPSAAVCGTPTTAARSLIREIEGLDRARYAGPVGWVGAGGDGEWGIALRSAEISPADPHHIRLFAGCGIVAASDPQAELAESEAKLEPMRYALGATP; the protein is encoded by the coding sequence CGGCCCGCAGCTCGTGGTGCGGACCGTCGCGACCGACGACCTGCCGGACACCGCGACCGCGCTCGTCGACCAGCTCCCCGACACCCACGCGCTCGCCTGGGTGCGGCACGGCGACGGGCTCGTGGGCTGGGGCGAGGCGCTCCGGTTCGAGACGTTCGGCCCGGGCCGGTTCGCCGACGCCGACGAGGCCTGGCGCCAGGTGCTCGGGAACGCGGTGGTGCACGACGACGTGAACCTGCCCGGCAGCGGGCTGGTCGCGTTCGGCAGCTTCGCGTTCGACGACGTCTCCCCCGGCGACGAGTCCGAGGACCCCGCGCGGGCGAGCGGCGTGCTGATCGTGCCGCGCGTCGTCGTCGGACGGCGGGGCGAGACGGCCTGGATGACCACGATCTCCCTGGTGGGCGACCGGTCCGCCCCCGTGGGCGAGGACCTGCTGTCCGCCTACCCGCACCAGCCCGTGACGGAGCCGGGCCGGGTGGTCCTGGCCGACGGCGCCGTGGCCGCGGCCGACTGGCCCGCCGTGGTGGCCGAGGGCATCGCGCGCATCCAGACCGGCGAGCTGGAGAAGGTGGTGCTCGCGCGCGACGTCGTCGCGACCGCGGAGCACCCGCTGGACACGCGGCACCTGCTGGGCCGCCTGGCGTCCGCGTACGACGCCTGCTGGGCGTTCAGCGTGGACGGCATGGTCGGAGCCACGCCGGAGCTGCTGGTGCGCAGCGAGAAGGGCCTGGTGGCCTCGCGCGTGCTGGCGGGCACCATCCGCCGCGAGCACAGCGCCACGGACCCCGCACCGGGCGCCCACGACGGCGGTCCGGGCGAGGAGGCCGCACGGTCCGGCGACGACGCCGACCTGCTGCGCGCCGCCCAGCTCGCCCGCTCCTCGAAGGACCTGGAGGAGCACGAGTTCGCGGTGCGCTCCGTGGCCGCCGCCCTCGAGCCGTTCTGCTCGTCGATGAACGTGCCCGAGGCGCCCTTCGTGCTGCACCTGCCGAACGTCATGCACCTCGCGACGGACGTGACCGGCGTGCTGACCGACCAGCACCCGGGTTCGGGCGCCGGGTCGGGCGCCGGGTCGGGCCGGCCGGCGCCGTCGTCCCTCTCGCTGGCCGCCGCGCTGCACCCGAGCGCCGCCGTGTGCGGTACGCCGACGACCGCGGCGCGCAGCCTGATCCGCGAGATCGAGGGCCTGGACCGTGCGCGGTACGCGGGCCCGGTGGGCTGGGTCGGGGCCGGGGGCGACGGTGAGTGGGGCATCGCCCTGCGGTCGGCCGAGATCTCCCCGGCCGACCCGCACCACATCCGGCTGTTCGCGGGCTGCGGCATCGTCGCGGCGTCGGACCCGCAGGCGGAGCTGGCGGAGTCCGAGGCCAAGCTGGAGCCGATGCGCTACGCCCTGGGCGCCACCCCCTGA